The Streptomyces sp. NBC_00691 genome has a segment encoding these proteins:
- a CDS encoding class F sortase, translating to MGWSDGGARSDVAGRHGAGRHGAWGLVAVVLLVGIHLVRGGTDEIRADGPPQPLSAAAPDGTRVEAALAPASVPAPLPPSTPLRVRVPAVRIDAPITKVGLDADGWIEAPPPEETRLAGWFTGAVTPGERGTAVVVGHVDVPGGRAVFYDLGAVRKGHRVEIARRDGRTAVFTVYAVEVVPKDGFPAERVYGDAGVPELRLITCGGPFTEEHGYAGNVVVSARLAEVH from the coding sequence GTGGGGTGGTCGGACGGTGGGGCGCGGTCGGACGTCGCCGGGCGGCACGGCGCCGGGCGGCACGGCGCCTGGGGGCTCGTCGCCGTCGTCCTCCTCGTCGGCATCCACCTCGTGCGCGGCGGCACGGACGAGATCCGGGCCGACGGCCCCCCGCAGCCGCTCTCCGCAGCCGCCCCCGACGGCACCCGCGTCGAAGCCGCGCTCGCCCCCGCCTCCGTACCCGCTCCGCTGCCGCCGTCGACCCCGCTCCGGGTCCGCGTCCCGGCCGTCCGGATCGACGCGCCGATCACCAAGGTCGGGCTCGACGCCGACGGCTGGATCGAGGCCCCGCCGCCGGAGGAGACCCGGCTCGCGGGCTGGTTCACCGGCGCGGTCACCCCCGGCGAGCGCGGCACCGCCGTCGTCGTCGGTCATGTCGACGTCCCCGGCGGCCGGGCCGTCTTCTACGACCTGGGCGCCGTCCGCAAGGGACACCGCGTGGAGATCGCGCGCCGCGACGGCCGGACCGCCGTCTTCACCGTGTACGCGGTCGAGGTCGTCCCCAAGGACGGCTTCCCCGCCGAGCGGGTCTACGGCGACGCCGGCGTGCCCGAGCTGCGCCTGATCACCTGCGGCGGCCCGTTCACCGAGGAGCACGGCTACGCGGGCAACGTGGTGGTCTCGGCCCGTCTGGCCGAGGTCCACTGA